The Syngnathus scovelli strain Florida chromosome 21, RoL_Ssco_1.2, whole genome shotgun sequence DNA segment CCAGTGTTAAAAAACACGGAGCACAGTGGTCCCGGTGAGTCACTCCGTGATGTTCACTTTTCCATGCTGACGACCACCGCGCGCTCCTCGCTCTAAGCGTGaacatatttttaattatttttaatagGTGTGTTTTGAGCGCGCGCACACTCACACGATGGATTCCCACGCTTTATGCACAATTTGCGGATTTTTTGTGGCGTTGTTGAGCGCGTTCCACGGCACGTGGGCACAAAAAAGTAAGTTTTGGTTGTTCGATGTAAACTTCTTTttctgtgtgtctttgtgtgtgtgtgtgtccgtgtgtgcgtgtgcatgtgtgtgcatgtgcagcgtttcctttactggcttacatagttgacCGGTTCCGCATTCCAGTGGCCTGATTTCAGAAAGCCATCATCCGCCTCATGCACTGTCCTTCAACTTTCGGTCCTACCCGAAGTAGCTCCTCACGACTCGGGTACGAAACAAAGAAAATACATCATTAACGATAATAAACACGTGACTTTTCCTCTGTCGGTGGATTTGACTCTGATTTCAGGCTGCCCTTAAAGGCAACACTGCACTTAATATACAGTACAGCTACTGTAATTAGGTGTATGTCAGGTGATGCCTTCAAGGACAGTCTGAAGCAGCTCCGACCGACTCCGAAGGCACCACAATCTAAGGTGTTGCCTTCAGGGATTGTTAAAAACACTGCTTTCCCGTGCTCATCAATCGACATACAATACATCTCGGTTTATTTAGTAGCGTTGCCAAAGCGCTttaacagaaaaataaaataaccataCAATATGAAATATCACTTAAAATATTGTCAATAATACAAACTATGATTGACTTTTATATAATACACAAACTATGATTGACTTTTATCTTGGCCTCTTTCATAAGTCGATATAAACAATCCAACTAACAAGATTGATCCTACACAAAGAGTTTAGTGCGGCTGTTTTGCTAAGGCTTTGCATTGAATCCCGATGGAGGACAGCAGGCTGAGTTCATAGCAAAACACTGCTCGCCCTCAGATCGTTTCCTGATGCTTTCAAGCGCCTCTCTTGTATGCGTGtcggcgtgcgtgcgcgtgcgtgtgtcctCCGCCACTCCAAACACTGAGTCTCCCACATCTGGATATCAGCTGCTGCTTGGCCCGCCCCCGTCTGTTTTATGACAAAACGCAACATCCCCACACCCAAAAAGACGAGACTCCCCAACGTCAGGAATGCGAAAGCCGGCGCCAGATTGCACACGCAGCCTCGAAGGGGCGAGAAAACTCCCAGAGTGAGCGCGGACACGCGTGACGCGACAGTTTGCTGCGTTGCGACACGTTGCGGTGCAGACGAGCTTTGTCGGACGGGGGTCAGTTAACGGTCACGCCTACGCTCGCTCCTTCCTCCTGACCTTGGGCATTCCCGGAGTTCTTCCTCTGCTGGTGCCACATTTGCTCTACGACTACGCATACCAACCACACTGTGCTGCACTagcacactaaagttaaaaagaaagaaaaaaaatcgggTGGGGGGCTAACGGACCTTGACAACTGTGACGTCGACACACGACTTGTACAACTTGTAAAGCGTTTAACAGTTTTACAAAGTCAAAAAATCGtgagaataagtactcattccgTTTATGGTGTTTCACATTGGGTGTTAATATAATAGTCGGCACTGGGcagtatttcatttttgttcattttttcatGGTTTTCTGTCTAAAATGTACGTTTTGGTCTTTAAAATACAGTGAAATTACTCAACTGGATATTGCGTGCAACGTTCAGTTCTGATATCTTGtaattatcatttttttaaaaaatacagaaaaaaatagGGGCACACATTGAAGCGTTCATCTGTCTGGCTGTCATGCAAACAAATGAAGACTTCCATTGTGTCCACAGCGGGTGGGCGGAAAGGAAGCCTTTCCCCCTTAAACACCATCTTGTTTTCATCTGGGTGACGTCCCGTGGAAGAAACACTAACAAGCCCAAGGaagcacagtttttttttttttgttcagtacACTGTAACGCCATTAGGTTTATTTTGGGTGTACGTCCACTTTCAGCCACATGATAGCAGCACACGGTCGTGTTTAACACTAAATTGACTGCCTCAGTAATTTATGGGCATCTTTtcgctttttttcataatgtATACTGTCAGATGATTACATTTATAAGTTTAGAGGGGGGCAATTTGTAGGTGCAATGTGCAATGCAATTACTCTTGCTCTTTTAACAAGTTTTCATGTGCGTAGGTAAATGTGGACTCTCGGAATTCTGGAATTCCGATCTGGACTCGTGCGTACCGTGTGCGTTTTGCAAGCAGTACCCCAAGACACCGTCGTGCAACACATGTGAGATTATATGAACTGCAACTGAACTTAACTTAGTGTACTTACCACTAAAGGGAGCGTGACCATCAAGGTTAAATATTATTTCAAGTAAGGCCTCAACTGAACCCAAATAAAAGTTGTGATTTGTCAACCGTAGGCAAATTGGTGGAGGAAACGTCAGACGTGTGGAAGCTGGCGGCCATCAGTAGCTTTTCGGTGCTGGCCGTGATCCTGGTGGGCGCCGCGCTCCTCATCGGCGTCATGGTGCATCGCCGCAAGTCACACAAACTGCCTCTACGAGGTATATGATTATTTGTTTGGTTTTATTATGATTACATCAGACCACTGAGCCATAAGGCATCATGATTatcctttttttacttttagccTGGACTGGATTATTTTGTATCTTGGTCCATGTGTCTATATCAGCAACTTTGTGACAGCTAACGTTATTTGAGTGACTGTAAAGAATAAAAGTCATGCAAATGTCACTTGGTAGCAAATGTTGGTAAACGTGAGCATGTACCGTGAACCTTTATacataacacttttttttctactttgttTTGAATTTGCAGAACCAATTGAAGAAACTGCAGGGCCACTTTATCAAGCTTAAACCTTTCAGTGAGTGTACTTTTCACGTCATGTGATTGTCTTCAATGTGATGTAACTACGGGCGGGGCAAAATATCGTATTGCCATGATCGAGAGTCATATCTTACATTTTAACTTTCTGTAATGGTCGCTATTTGTCTTCAGCAGCCTCATCTTCCTCTGGAAACACACTCATGCGACGTACAGAATCAAGCGGCGAGTGCTCACCCCCCGACCTGACCCGGTGACCTTCGGTCACGTAATAGTATGAATGTAAGTATGAAGAGGTCAAAGGTCGGGCGAGTGGGCGGGACACGCTGCTGGTGTCTGTTTGAATGTAGCTAATGTTTAGGTGAAGCGTTTTCTCTAGACAATCGTGCACTGTTACTGTGGCTCCTGCCAACCAAACCCGACACAATACTTATTTTTTTAGTCTGTGACTTTTCTGTTTCCTTTCCAAATACTCGTGGTTACTTTTAAAAAACACTTAGTTTTAAACCATGTACAGAAATCCAACTCCGGACACTATTAGGAATGATTCAGAATTTATTTTAGTGAGTGTATGGTTAACATTTGAAGTCATGTTTTGAGAAACAagcacattttaaaatgaaacttTATTAGAGATTTTTTATTTCTAAACTTCATCCATGCCAGCTTATGATTTTTAACTCCCTAATGATTTTAATGCTCCCCCAGAAATGTTGTGTACATGCACTGGCTTCTTTTGACCTAATGTGTCTGTCCTCTTATTGCTCTTTTTGTGTACCAAATGTATTTTCACAATAAATCTTTGAACTTTGTTGTGGTGGGTGGTGTGAATTTGAGTAGACATTGATTTCCAAGTCTTTCAATCACTGCTGTCCTTTCACCCTAAATGAGCTTGTAACAAAGAAGCAGAAAACGACACTTCTATAACAAGAGTTCAATATGACGTGAATACTGAGCAGAGCACTTTTCCACTCTATGAGGATtacaataaaaaatttagcacAACGAGTtctctagggtcagggtttcaaactaccttgaaaccctaatcctagcgttaaaccctagtttgacaccctaactctagtatgaaccgTAACCCAAGCTTTAAATCCtacttattttttattatgtttattaaatataattatattataattTTAGATAATTTAATTAATACAATCTATAGAATTTAATTAATATATTATCAAACATATGGGCTTTTAACTATCGTCAATAAAGCGGTTCATGTAATGACGCTAATCTACCACAAGACGGCAGTGCCCCCATTCGCTTGTTCGCTTCATAAACTATCGAGTCAAAAGCCTATATGTTTAATATCGTACGACGTACGTATATCTTTAATTCTGCTTATGCTATGATATTTTAAACTAAACAGATGTACAGTAAAGTACTCATATGTCTAAGTTCTAAAAACCATATTGTAACtgaattgaaattacatttacaTTAAAGAAACAGCattgatgaaaaaaaaggaaatggacATGTTCATTTTACACAGGGTTACATACAAGTGAATGGGGGCACTGCTATCTTGCGGTAGTTAGGCGTCATTACATGAACAATTTCACAAAGTCAAAACCTGTATGTTTGATATTGTACGGCgtacgtatttatttattcctgtTTATGCGATTATATTTTAAACTAAACAGATGTGCAGTAAACTACTCACATGTTTAAGTTCTAATAACCACATTGTAACTAAAGTGAAATGATAGTTACAGTAAAGAAAGAGCAACGATGAAAAGGAAATGGACATGTTCATTTTACGCTGGGTTACATACAAGTGAATGGGGGCACTGCCATCTtgcagtcgcttggcgtcatcaCAGGAACATATGgtccactttatttattttccacacTTTATTGACGATAGTCAAAAGCCCATATGTTTGATAATATATCaattaaattgtatatatattaaattaataaaataatctaAAATTACAATATATtatgtaataataatagtaataataataatatataatactaTATTATAATacctataataattataataaaaactatatataaattatatatttgcatatatataatatatagtatatatataattatatatatgtgtatatgtatatttaattaagaTACATATATAATttactggcggctcggtggcgcactgggtagcacgtccgcctcacggttaggagggtgcgggttcgattccacctccggccctccctgtgcggagtttgcatgttctccccgagcccgcgtgggttttctccgggcactccggtttcctcccacatcccatagacatgcttggtaggccgattgatcactccaaattgtccctaggtgtgagtgcgagtgcgaatggttgtttgtctctgtgtgccctgcaataggctggcaaccggttcagggtgtcccccgcctactgcccgatgacagctgggataggctccagcacgcccgcgacccccgtggggactaagcggttcagaaa contains these protein-coding regions:
- the si:rp71-1c10.7 gene encoding uncharacterized protein si:rp71-1c10.7; the protein is MDSHALCTICGFFVALLSAFHGTWAQKSKCGLSEFWNSDLDSCVPCAFCKQYPKTPSCNTCKLVEETSDVWKLAAISSFSVLAVILVGAALLIGVMVHRRKSHKLPLREPIEETAGPLYQA